In one Trichosurus vulpecula isolate mTriVul1 chromosome 8, mTriVul1.pri, whole genome shotgun sequence genomic region, the following are encoded:
- the HACD3 gene encoding very-long-chain (3R)-3-hydroxyacyl-CoA dehydratase 3 — MQNQVLTPHVYWAQRHREVYLRVELSDVQHPDISITENVLHFKAHGHGAKGDNVYEFHLEFLEPVKPQLTHKLTQRQVNITVQKKENHWWERLTKQEKRPLFLAPDFDRWLDESDAEMELKAKEEERINKIRMESRVPNDSFANLKRGYLFMYNLVQFLGFSWIFVNMTVRLFILGKDSFYDTFHTMADMMYFCQMLAVVEIINAFLRVTRSPVIPTLIQFFGRNFILFVIIGSLEEMQSKAVVFFIFYLWSTIEIFRYPFYMLSCIDIEWKLLTWIRYSIWIPCYPLGCLAEAVSVIQSIPVFSETGKFSFTLPYPLNITVKFSFFLQIYLIMLFLGLFVNFRHLYKQRRRRYGPKKRKTN; from the exons ATGCAGAACCAGGTTCTGACCCCGCACGTCTACTGGGCCCAGAGACATCGCGAGGTGTATCTGCGGGTGGAGCTGAGCGACGTGCAG CACCCTGACATCAGCATCACTGAAAATGTCCTTCACTTCAAAG CCCATGGCCATGGTGCCAAAGGAGACAATGTATATGAATTTCACCTGGAATTCCTAGAGCCTGTGAAGCCTCAG CTGACTCATAAGCTGACCCAAAGGCAGGTGAACATCACAGTGCAGAAGAAAGAGAATCATTGGTGGGAGAGACTGACCAAACAAGAAAAACGCCCCCTTTTTTTGGCCCCTGATTTTGATCGCTGGCTGGATGAGTCTGATGCAGAAATGGAACTCAAGGCCAAG GAAGAAGAACGGATAAACAAAATCAGGATGGAGTCCAGAGTTCCAAATGACT CTTTCGCCAACCTGAAGAGAGGATACCTGTTTATGTATAATCTGGTTCAGTTCTTAGGATTCTCCTGGATCTTTGTCAACATGACAGTGCGGCTGTTTATCTTAGGAAAAG attctttctatgacacatTCCACACCATGGCTGACATGATGTATTTCTGCCAGATGCTGGCAGTTGTTGAGATCATCAATGCTTTTCTTAGAGTCACTCGGTCGCCAGTGATCCCCACCTTGATCCAG tTCTTTGgcagaaatttcattttatttgtcatCATCGGCAGTTTGGAAGAAATGCAAAGCAAAGCTgtggttttctttatattttatctttggaGCACAATAGAGATATTCAG GTATCCATTCTACATGCTTTCCTGCATCGACATAGAATGGAAATTACTCACTTGGATCCGATACTCCATCTGGATTCCTTGCTATCCTCTGGGATGTTTGGCAGAAG CTGTCTCAGTCATCCAGTCTATTCCAGTATTCAGTGAGACGGGGAAGTTCAGCTTTACGTTGCCGTATCCACTGAACATCACAGTcaaattttcattctttcttcaaaTCTATCTTATAATGTTATTTTTAG GACTGTTTGTAAATTTCCGTCACCTTTATAAACAACGAAGACGGCGTTATGGacccaaaaagagaaaaaccaactAA